TCGGGTACCTCTATGGCTTCTCCTCATGTTGCCGGTGCGGTAGCTATGATGTATGCTGCAGCTCCTGTAGAATTGATTGACTTTTATGATGATTATCCGGGCGAGTTAGCATTACTCTTGAAAGATATGCTTTTAGAGAGTGTTGATGTTATTCCGGCTTTAGAGGGTATTACAGTCAGCGGAGGTAGATTAAATCTCAACAATGCTCTGCAGATGGTATTGGATTATAATTCTGAAGATTTTACTCCGGCTCCTTTTAATCTGACCGCTGAATATACGGGAAATGAAGTTTTACTGAATTGGGAGGTTTATCAGTATAGAATTCCTCATTATTTCTTGATCTATCGAAATGGAGAAATCATTGCCTACCATGAATGTGATGATAATTGTTTTACTGATATCACAATTAGTAGTGGCTGGACTTATGATTATTATGTGGTAGCCGGGTTTGAAGACCCTCCCGGAAATTCCAACCCTTCCAATTCGGCATTAGTTACTATTCCGCCAGCAGCTCCGATATTAATCTTTCCTGAGAATGGTGCAACTAGTACCGACACTGAATTAGTGTTTCAGTGGCAAGAGATGTATGGCAGTGAGAGTTATCTTTTAGAACTTGCTTTAGATTCGGATTTTGAGAACTTTTTTATTGAACCGGTAAGGATTGAAAATCCTTATTATCCAATTTCACAACTTCCAGAGAATACTACTTATTATTGGAGAGTACTCGCTATTAATATGGGTGGGAATAGTGAATGGTCACAAACATTCAATTTTACTACCGGATCCTCATCTTCTACTGACGATGAGTATATTGTATATCATACTTTATTACACAAAGTATTTCCCAATCCTTTTAACCTAAATAGCAACTCAAGAAACCAGAACCTGCAGATAACTTTCTCTATTCAAAACACAGGTTTTACAGTATTAGATGTTTTCAACATTAAAGGTCAGTTGGTAATAAATATCGTTTCAGAAGTGCTTTCTTCCGGTCATCATTCTTTCTATTGGGATGGAAAAGATATGAGAGGGGATGCGGTCAGCAGCGGTGTTTATCTGGTAGTTATGACTAGTTCAGGTTACAAAGGGGTTATAAAGTTTCTATTGGTTAAATGAAATTCCCGTTCGTATATTTTGTTGTATTAGATTAGAGATCAACCATTAGTTTCCCTTTCACAAGGACTTTCTTTATTGATAACGAAGTCTGTCTATCTGCCCAGGGGTTATGAGCTATTGCTACTGTTGGTTGAACTTGTGCACTTTTTTCTTCCTCAATAATTTTAAAGATCACTAAATCAGCATCCGAGTTTTCTTGAATTATCCCCTTTTCTGGATAGATATTCAAAATTCTGGCAGGATTAGTTGTTAAATGCGTGATCAATGTTGAAAGACTCATCTTACCGCTGGCGACAAGACCTTCATACAATAGAGGGAGTAGAGCACCAACTCCTGGCAATCCCATCGGAACCTTGTCTGGTTCTGAAGCATATCTGTCTTTGTCATAGACAGCAAAAGGGCAATGATCTGATGCGAAAGCATCAAATATACCTTCCTGAGCTAATTCAACCATCTTTCCGCGAGATCTTTCTGATCGTAAAGGAGGGGTACAAAGCCAACGATGACCATTTTTTTTAAGCAATATTTCTTCATTTAGGAAGAGATATTGTGGTGCAGTTTCACAGGTAACTGGAGCTGATTTTTTAGCTTCTTTGATCAATAAAGCAGATTCTGGAGAGGAGACGTGAACTATATGTAGAGGGTAATTATGCTTTACAGCTAAATTTAGAACCTCATCAACAGCTTTTATCTCAGCTATTTCAGGACGTCTCAATGTATAGGTAAAGGGCTTGTCAAAGGGAATACTCTGTCGTTTTTCTTCTATGATCGTATTATCTTCACAATGGATTAATATCCTGACAGGTTCTCTTTTCATACGCAAACCAAGTCCTTTCAGGTAAATCATCATCTCAGAAATTCTTTTATATGATGAATATATACCGGCTTCTTTATATGTCGTATATAGTTTAATATCACAATCTTGTATTAAAAGGTCCTTCAGTTGACTCAACTTAGTTACAACAGGTGTTAAATGCCATCTTGTTGTAATTGGTAAACGATAGAATCGTTTTTTTCTGTTTGGATAAGATTCTTTTATGGAATCTTTTACGGTTTCGGTAATAAAAGTACCAATTGATGTTACTCCCCCTTTTAAACTACTAATAGTAGTAATTGATTCTTCTTCTGCCAACAACAGGTCCTTAATTGGTTCTCCTGTATGAACATGCAGATCAATAACCCCCGGTATCACATAACAATCTGTACAATCAATCTCTTGAGTATAAAGTGAATTAATATTGTCTGATATCTCTACTATCTTTTGATTTTCTATTAAGATATCTTGTTTTCTAAAACCTGATTTAAACCATATTAAACCATTTTTTAACAGAAACTTCATATAATTTGTTACTCGCTTTGAATTGTTATAATATTATTTTTTCATTGCTTTTCAATTCTTTCGAAAAATCTGCTTTTTAATCCGTGACCGGTAATTAAGAGGACTATCTGGTCATCCGGAGTAAAGAGATTTATCTCAAGTCCTTTAATCAATCCCGCCATAGTTGCAGATGCTGCTGGCTCTGCATAAACCCCTGTGGTCTCTGCCAGTTTCTTCTGGCTATTGAGAATCTCTTCATCCGTAACAGTGGTACCATAACCATTACTGTCAATGAGACATTGTCTTGCCCAATACGCATTACTCGGGGCTTTAACGGAGATAGAATCGGCGATGGTCTCTGGACTTACAGCATTTTCATACTCACCTGTCTGCCAATAATTTACTATAGCAGCAGATGAGTTTGATTGAACTGCTAATAATTTCGGTATTCTATCAATGATCTTGGCTCTTTGTAGATCAATAAATGCTTTATAAATTCCTGCCAAAATAACTCCATCTCCCACTGGGATTATTATCCAGTCAGGTACTTTACATCCGTTTTGAACGAATATCTCTAATCCGGCAGATTTCTTCCCTTCAACAGTGAAAGGATGGTAAGCGGTATTTCTATTCAGACCATCCTGTTGGGCTGTATATTCCAATGATTGAAAAAATGCTTCATCATAATCACCGTTAACTTCTATCAATTGGGCATTATGGATTTTGATCTGGGCAATTTTCGCTTGAGGTGCATTAGCTGGAACAAAAATAACTGCTTTAATACCTTGAGCTGCTGCCATTGCAGCTAAAGCACTGGCTGCGTTTCCTGTTGAGGCAGTAACTATCGTATCATACCCTAATCGTTTGGCTTCTGCAACCATGAGATAAGAAGCTCTATCTTTCAGTGAACCGCTAGGATTAAGGGCATCATTTTTGATCCAGATATTAGATCTCTGGAGATATTTTTCTAATCTTATAGTGCGATAAAAGGGGGTATTACCTACCGGGATTTCCGGATAATATCGCTTCTCTATAGGAGAGAAGAGCTCTATGTTAGGTTTTATACGCCATTGTTCTGCGATCTTTTGATAGTCAAATAAAACTTCTAATACACCCTTTAAAGGGGTTCCTTTCTTATTGTCTTTGCTACAATCAGGGCAGAGATATTGGACTTCCGATCTCTGATATTCTGCCTGACAGAGGGTACAACGATATGATAGAAAATACATTGATTAACCTTTCTGATAACCTGTTAGGGGTTTACTCATTGTCCTGATTCAAACGATATACTAAAGCAGCATAAAAAGCAGCTGCTTCATTAAGATGAGTTATTGGGCATGCTTCATTGGGAGCATGTGCTTGAACTTCATTACCGGGTCCGAGACCCAAACAGGGAATACCATACATTCCGGAAATTGCAACACCATTTGTGCTAAAAGTCCATTTATCAATAAAGGGTTTTCTATCTAAGGTTTGCTGATAGCTTTCACTCGCTTTGACTAACCAAGGAGAGTCTGCCGGTAGTACCCATGCCGGATAGTACTTTTCGGTCGGGTAAGTAATACCTGTAAAAGCAGGTTCATTGTAGTTTAGTACTTCAATCACGGCTTCCGGATAACCGGCTAAACTGCAAGCTTCTGCTATTTCAGCCAGCGCAGTTTCTTTCGTTTCTCCCCATGTCAGTCTTCTGTCGAGCTGGATACTTGCTGAATCAGGAACTGCACATTGAGAAGGAGAAGTAAAGAAAACCTGAGTAACCGTGACACTCCCCTTTCCTAAAAAAGGGTCACTTCTTAATCTTTGATGTAATTTTTCTATCTCCAGAGCAATACGACTGATTTTATAAATAGCGTTATCTCCTCTTTCAGGTGCCGAACCATGACAAGAGAGTCCTTTTGCATGGATCATGATCTCCATTCTGCCACGATGTCCACGATATATATTGAGATTTGTTGGTTCCGTAATTACCACTAATTCTGGTTTTATCTGCTCTTCTTTGATAATATATTGCCAACATAAACCATCGCAGTCTTCTTCCATTACTGTACCGGTAAAATATATCGTAAATTGACTATTTAAGCCAAGATCTTTAATTATTCGAGCAGCAGTTAGCATAGATGCCATACCACTCTTTTGGTCCACACTACCTCTTCCAATAATCATTCCGTCCTTCACGACCGGTGCAAAAGGATCAGAGAGCCATAGATCAAGATTTCCCGCATATACTGTGTCAATATGGGCATCAAAAGCAATTGAACGGGAACCATTGCCGATCTTACCGATCACATTACCCAAGCCATCAACTCGCACATCATCAAATTGTAACGATTCCATGACCTGTCGGATATACGAAATTACTTCTGCTTCTTTTGTTGAATAGGAGGGAATACTGATCATATCAGCAAGATAGCCTACCGTATCAGCTTCGTATTGAAACGCCTTATCCCGTATTTCCTTATACAATTTAACCTCCTCTAATATCTTATCAACGGACAAAATCAGCTATATCTGGGTCTATCCCTTATTTTGAATGATCTATATTATGGTAAATTAAGCAAAGTTCATTAAAATCTATTCCAGAGTTTTTGAGCTATTTCTTGAGATTTTCTTGTCGTTTCTTCCTCTTCTATGTCAAGAAATAATTGTTTATTCCAAAACAGTACTTTACCGTTTATTATTGTAGTGTCAACTGCAGATTGTGATATACCATAGATGAGATGTCCAAGCCAGTTCTGTTCTGTTAATGGGGTCGGGGGTAGATAGTCAAGAGCAATAATATCAGCGGCATAACCTTCTTTAATTATCCCGAGTGGTTTTTGCCAATATCTATTGGCGATTAAAGGATTATTTATGGTCAAGGTGGAACCAATTTCTCCAAAACCAACTGAAGGATTTTCTTGTCTCCAATGTTGAGCCCAGAGTGCTACTCTGATCTCTTCTAACATATTGTTGGTCATGGCATCGGTTCCTAATCCAACTATCAATCCCTTATTGACCATTTTTATCACGTTAGCGATTCCAACTGCATTGTTAAGATTAGATTGTGGATTATGCACTACTCCTACTCCTTTATCAGCTAAGATTTCCATCTCTTTGTCGTTTATGTGAACGCAGTGAGCAGCAATTGATTTGTCATTCAGTAATCCAAAATATGCCAATCTCTCAACTACTCTTTTATTAAAATGACGGATACTATAATCCTCATCTGATTGAGCTTCAGCAACATGAAGATGAAAACCACAATCAAGGTCTCTGCTGACTTCGGAGATCTTTTCTAATGTCTTGTCACTCAGTGTAAAGGCAGCATGCATACCAAACAGTCCTTTAAGAAACTGATTATCCTCTTTAGATACTCTCTTCAACCAGTCAATGTTTTCATTAATACCGTCTGATGTAACTTTTTCACCGTCTCTATCAGATACCTCATAACAGAGACATGCACGAATCCCAGATTCTTCTACTGCTTTAGAAATAGTTTTCAGAGAACCTTTTACATTGCCGGGACTGGCATGATGGTCAATAATAGTAGTAGTTCCATGTTTAATTGCTTCGATAATAGATAATAGAGTGCTGAAATAGATATCTTCTTCTTGCAGTTTGATATCTAAACGCCACCAGAGATTTTTTAGAACTTCGTTGAAATTAACGGCTGGTTCTGCTTTAGTTAAACCTTTAACAAGAGTGCTATAAAAATGATGATGGGCATTAATCAAACCGGGCATGACGATCTTTCCGGAAAAATCAAGACTTTCGCCGGAATAATCTTTGAATTCGTTTATTGATGCTATTTTTGATATCTCTCCATTCTGTATAAGAATAGAACTCTTTTCAATTAAGGGTTTCTCTGGACTAAAAGTTAAAATCGTACAATTTGATAACAATAAATGATTCATCATTCCATCCTTTTAATTGATACTAATATCCTTAACTCTTAGGATTTTTGTCAATCTAATACTTGGAGAGATGTTAATGAAAAATCACTTTGTGGGAATAAGAGTGTAGGGTTACTAATTCTCAGTCATAGCAGACTAAAAAGAGATTTCATAGAGTGTAATATGTTGTTTATATCAACAATTCGAGACATAAATTACTTGACACTATTTTTCAAATTAGTTTTTTTCAGGGAAAAGAATAAGGATAGTGTTATGAAAAGAAATGTTTTATTTATTTCGTTAGTCATCATTATTAGTTCTGTTTTGGCTTTATATGCTGTAGATAATAATGTTAGTTTTGGAGAACGCCCTTTCATCGATATTTATCAAGTCCCTGATGAGGCGATGGAACCGGGTAGAGTTTGGTTACAATTTCAGAGAGTTTATACCGAGTATCTTGATCAAGCTGAATTAACAAGAGACCAAAATGGTATTTTAATATTCGGTCTACCTGAAATAGATGAACTGAACAGCTTATTTGAAGTCCATACAATAACGAAACTTTTTGATAGTCCTGCCTTGAAAAATGAATTTGCAGCTCGTCATCGTTTATGGGGCTTTCATCTCTGGTATGAATTACGCTTTGATTCAGAAGAGGATATCAGAGATATAGTTATGGCTTATCGAAAGCTAAAAGAGATTATTAGCTGGGTCGGACCGGAATACAAAAAGCAGCTGGTTTTTGACGAAGCTGAGCGTGTAAGTCGTTGGATACCAGACGATCCACAGTTTAGTAATCAATGGCATTATCATAATACCGGTCAGGCAGGAGGAACTCCCGGAGCTGATATCAGTTTGGTTGATGCTTGGGATATAGAAAAAGGAGATCCTAATGTTGTTGTTGCTATAATAGATGACGGTATACAGATTAATCATCCCGATCTTGCAGCTAATATATGGGATGGTGTGGGCTATAATTTCGTCAATAATAGTCCTAATATTTCTCCCGGAAATCATGGAACCCATGTAGCTGGGACAGTGGCAGCCGTTAATAACAACGCTGTTGGTGTTTCAGGAGTGGCAGGTGGATCAGAAGCAGGTGATGGTATAAGTCTGATGTCTTGTCAAGTCTTCAGTGGCAGTAGTAGTGGTGGTTTTCATCTTGCTCCGATCTATGCAGCAGATAACGGTGCCAGTATTTCTCAGAATAGCTGGGGCTATAGTGTTGCAGGAGCCTATGATCAGGCAGTACTTGATGCGATTGATTATTTCAATGCCAATGGTGGAGGTGATGCGCTTATCGGCGGAATTACAATTTTCGCAGCCGGCAATAGTAATTCTAGCGGAGCATGGTATCCAGGATACTATTCAGGCGCATTTTCTGTAGCGGCAACCAATAATCAGGACATACGATCATCATATTCAACTTACGGCACTTGGGTAGATATATCGGCACCGGGTGGTCAAACCAGTCCTCAGACACAAGGTGGTGTTCTCAGCACAATAACCGATAGCAGTTATGCCTATTATCAAGGTACTTCCATGGCGTGTCCTCATGCTTCAGGAGTAGCAGCACTGATAGTATCTTTAGCATTTGGTCAATTGACAGCTCAAGAAGTAGCAGATATTTTGCGTGACACTACAGATGATCATTATCATCTCAATCCCAATTTTATTGGACAATTAGGAACAGGACGACTGAATGCTTATTCTGCTTTACAAGAGACACAAGATTATATTGGAGGGGTTCTTAATCCACGAAGTTTCAATATCACATCGGTTACAACAGATCAAATAGATCTTTCTTGGGTTCGAAATGATAATAACGACGAAGTTTTATTGGTTTGGTCAGATGATGGAGAGTTTGGTTTTCCCGAAGAAGGGGCTTTATATCAGGTTGGGCAACCCTTAGAGAATGGTGGTATTGTGCTTTATAGTGGGGGTAATACTTCCTATAACCATACAGAATTAGAACAAGCTACCAGATATTATTACAAAGTATTTTCATACAATTTTGAGTATGAATATTCCAGAGGAAGAACAGTTTCAGCTTTGACCGATTATTTCCCTTTTACTTTACCATTTGTTGAAGATTTCGATGAGACGGCAATGCTACCGGATTTTTGGTCAACGATCAGTACTGGTAATTCCTGGCAGGTTGGAACTTTCTCAGGAGGACTCACAGGAACTACAGGGAATTATGCATATGTTACCAGCCCTACTTTTGGTTCTATAAACAGTGATTTAATAACTCCCAGATTCGATTTCTCTGATTTTTCCGAAGTAAATCTGACTTTCACTCATTATTTTACTAAAGGATGGCTCTTTGCTGCTTCAGCTACAATATCTTACAGTATCGATAATGGTAATACATGGACATCACTACAATCATGGTCTTCTTCAATAAGTAATCCTTCATATTTTAATCAGAGTATTCCTGCCTTAACAGGTGAATCTCATGTCAAATTTAGATGGAATTTTACTACCTCGTTGGTGAATGGTAGTTGGTCAATTGACGATATCCAAATCAACGGCAACTTATTGGCTATAAATGAACCAACAAATGTTCAGATCATTATAGAAGAAAGTAACATTGTTATTAGCTGGGATAGAGTTGAGTATGCTACAGGTTATATTGTAGAAACCGCCAATGCCCCTGACTCTGTTTTTGAAGATTCAACGGAATCTGGTTTCTTTACTGAAGAGGGAAATACGATTTACTGGCAAACAGAAGTAATTGATCCTATAAAACTATTTCGTGTTAGAGCAGTATCGGAATAAGTAATAGACACCAACATTTTTATATTAAGAGACCAATTAACTCCTGGTCTCTTTTTTTTAACAGCCCTTTAATAAAGCTCTTGAGATATTTCTTGACAACTTTTTTCAGAAATAGCCATAAGATATAAAAAATAATAGGATTATGTTATGAGAAATTTGTTTTTATTTGTCTTAGCAATGCTCATCGTGTGTATTATATCAGATATTTACTCAATAGACAGTGAGGTTAGATTTGGAGAACGTCCATATATTGATTTGTATCAAATTCCTACTGAAGCAATGGAGCAGGGCTGGATCAGAATACAGTTTAAAGAAGAATTGTCTGATTATCTAGATATAATGAAATTAAGTAGAGAATCATCAGGAAATATTGTGTTTGGTATATCTGATTTTGATGAACTCAATAGATATTATGAAGTACAATCAGTAGTAAAGCTATTTGATAGTTCTGTTTTGAAAGGAAAGTTTGAGGAACGGCATCGTTTATGGGGTTTTCACCTGTGGTATGAATTGCACTTTAACTCAACAGAAGACATCAGGGATATTGTGATGGCTTACCGCCAGTTGAGTGATATAATAAAATGGGCAGAACCGGAATACAAAAAACAGTTGAATAGCGAATTACTTTATACTCAAATGGATAATGAAGATTTGTTACGTTGGACACCAAATGACCCCCAGCTCAGTAATCAATGGCATTATCATAACACGGGGCAACAAAACGGTACCCCGGGAGCAGATATTAGTCTCTTATCTGCTTGGGATATTGAGAAAGGTCATACCAGCGTTATTGTTGCCATCATAGATGATGGAATACAAACTAATCATCCAGATTTATCAGGAAACATTTGGAGTGGTGTTGGCTATAATTTTGTTGATGGTAATAGTAATATTATTCCCGGTAATCATGGAACTCATGTAGCGGGGACAGTATCGGCGGTAAATAACAATAACGTTGGTGTTGCAGGTGTTGCCGGTGGTTCAGGTACAGGTAATGGTGTGAGATTGATGAGTTGTCAGGTTTTTCGAGGAGGGAGCAATGGTGGTTTTCATTTAGCACCCATCTACGCAGCAGATAATGGAGCCGCGATATCTCAAAACAGCTGGAGCTATACACAGGTAGGTGCTTATGACGTTTCTGTTCTGAATGCTATAGATTACTTTAATGCCAATGGTGGTGGCAATGTTCTCAATGGGGGTATCACTATCTTTGCAGCCAGTAATAACAATACCACCGGACAATGGTATCCTGCTTGTTATACGGGTACTTTTTCAGTTGCTGCGACTAATAATCAAGATCAAAAAGCATGGTATTCAACATATGAATCTTGGGTAGATATATCTGCACCGGGTGGAGAAACAAATCAAGTAACTGCTCGCGGAGTTCTAAGCACTGTTACCGGAAGTAGTTATTCATATTATCAGGGAACTTCTATGGCGTGTCCACATGCTTCAGGAGTTGCTGCTCTTGTAATTTCCTATGCTTATCGTAACGGTTTGGTTTTGAATAATTCCGAAGTTGCAGGTATTTTGAGAGACACGACAGATGATCATTACTCAGTTAATCCGAATTATATCGGACAATTAGGATCAGGAAGACTTAATGCACATACTGCTCTGATAGAAACAGGTAATCTGTTGATTGAAATAGAAAACCCAACCGATCTAGCAACAAATACTGTCGGATTAGCTCAGATTGATCTATCTTGGATTAATAACGAAGAAAACAATAACGTGTTGTTAGTATGGTCACCGACCGGAATATTTGGCAATCCCATTAGCGGAACTGCTTATAGTGTTGGACAGCAAATTCCCGGTGGTGGAACAGTTCTTTATCGAGGAAATGCAACAACATATAGTCATACTTTGCTTGAACCAGCAACTGTATATCACTACAAAGCTTTTTCATATAATTATCAAAATAGATATTCTTCTGGTGTGTCAACAACAGGTATAACAGATTACATTTCAATACCACTACCTATAAGTGAAGTTTTTGATGAAATTGATACGAAACCGTATTTTTGGGAAATAATTGATCATCAAGGAAACGGGCAGGTTTGGGATTTTGGCACTATTAGTAACGGATTGACTGGAACGACAGGTAATTATGCCTTTTTAAATAGTAATGCTTATGGTTCGGGGAGCAGTCAAAATAGTGATCTGATAACCCCTATATTAGATCTGACCAATTACTATGATTTGATTGTTTCATTTACTCATTATTTTCGCCATTCCACAAATTCAACAGCCACATTTTCGTATAGTATTGATAATGGTAATACTTGGTCAACTATCTCAACATGGACTGGTAGTTCATCCCCTAATCCTGCATATTTTTCTCAAGCGGTTTTGCAGGTACTCGGTCATTCAGAGGTTAGATTTAAGTGGAATTACACAGGAACTGGTGGCTGGTACTGGTGTGTTGATGATATTGAGATTAGTGGATTAGCTTACGAATTTGCCGAGCCAAGAAACCTTGTTGCGATACCTAGTGATACAGAGGTTAATCTATTTTGGTCCTCACCATTAGATGACACGCCATTGGGATATAACATCTATCGTAATCATCTTATAATAAATCCCGAATTGATTCTCAATTCATACTATGTTGATTATGAAGTAACAAATGGAATTTCTTATCATTATTATGTTACTGCACAATATGAACAAGGAATATCTGAACCATCAAATAATACAGTAGTAACACCATATATTACATTTCCCGTTTTACCTAAACCAAATAACTTATCTGCAGGTGTTTTTAGTAATGCTATACTTCTGAGTTGGGAAGCCCCAGAGCTTGGTATATGGTTAAATTGGGATAAAGGAATCAATTATTCATCAATTGGCAATGGTGGTCCCATTCAGTTTAAAGCAGCGATAAGATATTCATCTGCAATATTGGATATTTTGGATTTAAATGGTTTCTATCTTACTAAGATAAAATTCTTTCCCAGAGAACAGAGTGCATCTTATACATTAAATGTATGGAAAGGTGGTAGTGAGACAGAGCCGGGCTATTTGATTTTAGAGCAACCAGTTACTGTCTTCCAAGCTAATACCTGGAATACAATAGAATTGCAAACACCTGTCGATATCGATGCTGAGCAAGAAATTTGGTTCGGTTATTCTGTAGATACGCAAACAGGATTTCCTGCCGGCTGTGACAGTGGTCCTGCTAATAACGGATATGGTAACATGCTCTGGTATAGTGGTGAGTGGACTACATTAACTGAAATGGGGGCTTCATTAAATTATAACTGGAATATCAAAGGGTATTTTGAATACTTAGATGATAATGAACTATATTCTTCTTTGCAGGGTGATGGAACTGATGTTAATCTTCTCTTGGAAAATTCAAAGCAACTAAGGAGAATTAGTTTAAACGAAATTAATAATCATTCTAATAAAAGTAGTCACATTACCCGTAACTTAATCCCCGAGATACTGGGTTATAATGTTTATCGGAATGGGTTGAACATTACTCCAGAGCCCATAACCTCCAGAGAGTACTATGATTATGATGTTGTTAGTGGGCTTAGCTATGATTATTATGTGACGACAATTTATACAAATGGTGAATCGGAACCATCAAACATAGTAGAAACTACTGCTCCGTTTTTTCCGATAATTATTGTTACACCTCAACAAATTGAGAAAGAACTATTTGTAGGAGAAATCGGTGAAGAAACGATAACAATTCGTAATGAAGGAGAGGGTAATCTGGAATTTACTATCAGCATAGATGACAATCAAATACGAAGCGAATTAACTTTGTTAAACCGTGAAGATCCAACTTGGTTATCGATCTCACCTTTGGAAGGAGATATAAGTCCGGAAGATTCACTTTTAGTTTTTCTCGAATTTGATTCTACTAATTTATCAGGTGGTCTTTATGAGGCAGTACTAACAATTTCTTCTAATGACCCTCAAACACCACAAATTGAGTTACCAATTAGTTGTACAGTTTT
This Candidatus Cloacimonadota bacterium DNA region includes the following protein-coding sequences:
- a CDS encoding amidohydrolase family protein, with protein sequence MKFLLKNGLIWFKSGFRKQDILIENQKIVEISDNINSLYTQEIDCTDCYVIPGVIDLHVHTGEPIKDLLLAEEESITTISSLKGGVTSIGTFITETVKDSIKESYPNRKKRFYRLPITTRWHLTPVVTKLSQLKDLLIQDCDIKLYTTYKEAGIYSSYKRISEMMIYLKGLGLRMKREPVRILIHCEDNTIIEEKRQSIPFDKPFTYTLRRPEIAEIKAVDEVLNLAVKHNYPLHIVHVSSPESALLIKEAKKSAPVTCETAPQYLFLNEEILLKKNGHRWLCTPPLRSERSRGKMVELAQEGIFDAFASDHCPFAVYDKDRYASEPDKVPMGLPGVGALLPLLYEGLVASGKMSLSTLITHLTTNPARILNIYPEKGIIQENSDADLVIFKIIEEEKSAQVQPTVAIAHNPWADRQTSLSIKKVLVKGKLMVDL
- the thrC gene encoding threonine synthase is translated as MYFLSYRCTLCQAEYQRSEVQYLCPDCSKDNKKGTPLKGVLEVLFDYQKIAEQWRIKPNIELFSPIEKRYYPEIPVGNTPFYRTIRLEKYLQRSNIWIKNDALNPSGSLKDRASYLMVAEAKRLGYDTIVTASTGNAASALAAMAAAQGIKAVIFVPANAPQAKIAQIKIHNAQLIEVNGDYDEAFFQSLEYTAQQDGLNRNTAYHPFTVEGKKSAGLEIFVQNGCKVPDWIIIPVGDGVILAGIYKAFIDLQRAKIIDRIPKLLAVQSNSSAAIVNYWQTGEYENAVSPETIADSISVKAPSNAYWARQCLIDSNGYGTTVTDEEILNSQKKLAETTGVYAEPAASATMAGLIKGLEINLFTPDDQIVLLITGHGLKSRFFERIEKQ
- a CDS encoding YgeY family selenium metabolism-linked hydrolase, translating into MYKEIRDKAFQYEADTVGYLADMISIPSYSTKEAEVISYIRQVMESLQFDDVRVDGLGNVIGKIGNGSRSIAFDAHIDTVYAGNLDLWLSDPFAPVVKDGMIIGRGSVDQKSGMASMLTAARIIKDLGLNSQFTIYFTGTVMEEDCDGLCWQYIIKEEQIKPELVVITEPTNLNIYRGHRGRMEIMIHAKGLSCHGSAPERGDNAIYKISRIALEIEKLHQRLRSDPFLGKGSVTVTQVFFTSPSQCAVPDSASIQLDRRLTWGETKETALAEIAEACSLAGYPEAVIEVLNYNEPAFTGITYPTEKYYPAWVLPADSPWLVKASESYQQTLDRKPFIDKWTFSTNGVAISGMYGIPCLGLGPGNEVQAHAPNEACPITHLNEAAAFYAALVYRLNQDNE
- the ssnA gene encoding putative aminohydrolase SsnA, giving the protein MNHLLLSNCTILTFSPEKPLIEKSSILIQNGEISKIASINEFKDYSGESLDFSGKIVMPGLINAHHHFYSTLVKGLTKAEPAVNFNEVLKNLWWRLDIKLQEEDIYFSTLLSIIEAIKHGTTTIIDHHASPGNVKGSLKTISKAVEESGIRACLCYEVSDRDGEKVTSDGINENIDWLKRVSKEDNQFLKGLFGMHAAFTLSDKTLEKISEVSRDLDCGFHLHVAEAQSDEDYSIRHFNKRVVERLAYFGLLNDKSIAAHCVHINDKEMEILADKGVGVVHNPQSNLNNAVGIANVIKMVNKGLIVGLGTDAMTNNMLEEIRVALWAQHWRQENPSVGFGEIGSTLTINNPLIANRYWQKPLGIIKEGYAADIIALDYLPPTPLTEQNWLGHLIYGISQSAVDTTIINGKVLFWNKQLFLDIEEEETTRKSQEIAQKLWNRF
- a CDS encoding S8 family serine peptidase — translated: MKRNVLFISLVIIISSVLALYAVDNNVSFGERPFIDIYQVPDEAMEPGRVWLQFQRVYTEYLDQAELTRDQNGILIFGLPEIDELNSLFEVHTITKLFDSPALKNEFAARHRLWGFHLWYELRFDSEEDIRDIVMAYRKLKEIISWVGPEYKKQLVFDEAERVSRWIPDDPQFSNQWHYHNTGQAGGTPGADISLVDAWDIEKGDPNVVVAIIDDGIQINHPDLAANIWDGVGYNFVNNSPNISPGNHGTHVAGTVAAVNNNAVGVSGVAGGSEAGDGISLMSCQVFSGSSSGGFHLAPIYAADNGASISQNSWGYSVAGAYDQAVLDAIDYFNANGGGDALIGGITIFAAGNSNSSGAWYPGYYSGAFSVAATNNQDIRSSYSTYGTWVDISAPGGQTSPQTQGGVLSTITDSSYAYYQGTSMACPHASGVAALIVSLAFGQLTAQEVADILRDTTDDHYHLNPNFIGQLGTGRLNAYSALQETQDYIGGVLNPRSFNITSVTTDQIDLSWVRNDNNDEVLLVWSDDGEFGFPEEGALYQVGQPLENGGIVLYSGGNTSYNHTELEQATRYYYKVFSYNFEYEYSRGRTVSALTDYFPFTLPFVEDFDETAMLPDFWSTISTGNSWQVGTFSGGLTGTTGNYAYVTSPTFGSINSDLITPRFDFSDFSEVNLTFTHYFTKGWLFAASATISYSIDNGNTWTSLQSWSSSISNPSYFNQSIPALTGESHVKFRWNFTTSLVNGSWSIDDIQINGNLLAINEPTNVQIIIEESNIVISWDRVEYATGYIVETANAPDSVFEDSTESGFFTEEGNTIYWQTEVIDPIKLFRVRAVSE